From Nymphaea colorata isolate Beijing-Zhang1983 chromosome 6, ASM883128v2, whole genome shotgun sequence, a single genomic window includes:
- the LOC116255804 gene encoding cytochrome c-type biogenesis protein CcmE homolog, mitochondrial, translating into MASKASFRFASRLFSRSRFRLPPHHQIETAVLDWSRPWTAAPLFDSFHLSRNSACSRNGARFLATLRRQPARPRTVDIGARARQLQNRRLWTYALTFSGIAGFVIIVLNNFQDQMMFYLTPTDALDRFSLNPSKNKFRLGGLVLEGSVVQPAESPEMQFVITDLVTDILVRYQGSLPDLFREGHSAVVEGFIRPFDAENREVVPSNKPALEKARKGDCYFDAIEVLAKHDEKYMPKEVAAAIERNKAALEAAHSGLSDAQQKAI; encoded by the coding sequence ATGGCTTCTAAGGCTTCTTTTCGCTTCGCTTCTCGGTTATTCAGTCGGTCGCGTTTCCGTCTTCCGCCTCATCATCAAATCGAAACGGCAGTATTGGATTGGTCTCGTCCGTGGACAGCGGCTCCCTTGTTTGATTCTTTCCATTTGTCCAGGAATTCTGCATGTTCGAGAAATGGCGCTCGGTTCCTGGCCACCCTTCGTCGCCAACCAGCTCGTCCCCGGACGGTGGACATCGGGGCCAGAGCTAGGCAGCTCCAGAACCGCCGGTTGTGGACCTATGCTCTTACTTTCAGCGGCATTGCTGGATTTGTCATAATAGTCCTCAACAATTTCCAAGATCAGATGATGTTTTATTTGACTCCCACAGATGCTTTGGATAGATTTTCTCTGAATCCTTCGAAGAACAAGTTCAGGCTTGGGGGTTTGGTGCTGGAAGGGAGTGTGGTTCAACCGGCAGAATCGCCTGAAATGCAATTTGTGATTACCGATCTCGTGACGGATATTTTGGTTAGGTATCAAGGCTCACTACCTGATCTTTTCAGAGAGGGTCACTCAGCTGTTGTTGAGGGCTTCATCCGCCCTTTTGATGCAGAGAATAGAGAGGTGGTGCCGTCGAACAAGCCTGCATTagagaaagcaagaaaaggcgATTGTTACTTTGATGCTATAGAGGTTCTAGCCAAACatgatgagaagtacatgccaAAGGAAGTGGCTGCtgcaattgaaagaaacaaGGCTGCATTGGAGGCAGCTCATTCTGGATTATCAGATGCTCAACAAAAAGCAATATAA